TACCTTTAGAATCGTCACCCTGAATGCTGGACTaacatttttttagttttcctcctACAGACAACAACTCTATTTTGATGTTTCAGATTGCTCAGTCTTTGTCATGGTGAAGCTTTTTCCTAAATTGAGCGTTTATAAGCTGAATCTACACAAATCCTGGTAAACAAAAATCATTGTGTCAATCAACTAGTCCAGAACTACATGAAAGTCAGCATAATTGACCCAACTCACAGCTTTATTGTAAACATTACCTCGGGGTCAGAAAAATGAGTGCTCATGAGAAAGAACATGTTTCCTTTCCATAGCTTTCCTTACAGCACTTTTAATCTCCTTATTTCTAAGACTGTAGATGATGGGATTCACCATAGGGATCACCAGAGCATAGAACACTGACACCACCTTGTCCCGGTTTAAGGAGTAGCTGGAACTAGGTGTCATGTACATGAAGAGACCAGAACCATAGAAGAGGGTCACAGCAGTCAGGTGAGAGCCACAGGTGCTGAAGGCCTTGGTCCTACCTCTTGCTGAACTGATCTTCACGACAGCAGTAACGATGTAACCATAAGAGATGAGGATCACAAGGACAGATACCATTCCAACAACAACACCCACAATGAAGTTCACCACTTGGCTGGTGAAGGTATCagagcatgacagaaccaggaCTGGAGGAAGGTCACAAAAGAAGTGGTTGATTAGGTTGGGCCCACAGAAATCATACTGATAGACAGAGTATGTTTCAATCAAAGAACTAAGGAATCCACCCACATAGGCCCCAGCCACCATCTTTAAACAAAGTGTATGGGATATGACAGCTGTGTAGAGCAACGGGTTGCAGATTGCAGCATACCGATCATATGCCATAGCTGCCaaaagaaagcattcagtcaGCCCCATTCCACAGAAGACAAAGTACTGCGTGGCACACCCAATGAAGGAaatggttttcttctctgtgatgaTGCCAGAGAGCATCTTGGGAGTTGTGGAGGATACATAGCAGATATCTAAGAAGGACAGGTTactgagaaagaagtacatgggtgtgtgtaggtgggagtccatcctgataaGGATGATGAGGCTCATGTTCCAGGCTAGGGTCAGGAGGTAAATCCCCAGgaacaacacaaaatagaaaattt
This sequence is a window from Equus caballus isolate H_3958 breed thoroughbred chromosome 12, TB-T2T, whole genome shotgun sequence. Protein-coding genes within it:
- the LOC138916528 gene encoding olfactory receptor 5A2-like — its product is MAVGRNNTIVTKFILLGFSDHPQMKIFYFVLFLGIYLLTLAWNMSLIILIRMDSHLHTPMYFFLSNLSFLDICYVSSTTPKMLSGIITEKKTISFIGCATQYFVFCGMGLTECFLLAAMAYDRYAAICNPLLYTAVISHTLCLKMVAGAYVGGFLSSLIETYSVYQYDFCGPNLINHFFCDLPPVLVLSCSDTFTSQVVNFIVGVVVGMVSVLVILISYGYIVTAVVKISSARGRTKAFSTCGSHLTAVTLFYGSGLFMYMTPSSSYSLNRDKVVSVFYALVIPMVNPIIYSLRNKEIKSAVRKAMERKHVLSHEHSFF